In Acidovorax sp. GBBC 1281, a single window of DNA contains:
- a CDS encoding alpha/beta fold hydrolase encodes MRITVNGHGTYCYTGGKAFDAAKPTVVFIHGVLNDHSVWALQSRYFANHGWNVLAVDLPGHCRSEGDAPESVEQAAGFIAALLDAAGVARAALVGHSWGSLIALEAAARLQDRITHLVLVGTAYPMKVSPALIESALNTPEKALRMVNVFSRSTLASPSGAGFWAYGAGMALGRRVLRSNPAVNVFHRGFLACDRYAGGEAAIAQITCPVLFALGAHDQMTNPKAAQGLIAAARAAGKAVQVASLPVGHHQMTEAPDATLFAIRDFLAA; translated from the coding sequence ATGCGCATCACCGTCAACGGCCACGGCACCTACTGCTACACCGGCGGCAAGGCGTTCGACGCGGCCAAGCCGACCGTCGTCTTCATCCACGGCGTGCTCAACGACCACAGCGTGTGGGCGCTGCAAAGCCGCTATTTCGCCAACCACGGCTGGAACGTGCTGGCGGTGGACCTGCCGGGCCACTGCCGCAGCGAGGGCGATGCGCCCGAAAGCGTCGAGCAGGCGGCCGGCTTCATCGCCGCGCTGCTGGATGCGGCCGGCGTGGCGCGCGCCGCGCTGGTGGGCCACAGCTGGGGATCGCTGATCGCGCTGGAGGCCGCCGCCCGACTGCAGGACCGCATCACGCACCTGGTGCTGGTGGGCACCGCCTACCCGATGAAGGTGTCCCCCGCCCTCATCGAGTCGGCACTGAACACGCCCGAGAAGGCGCTGCGCATGGTGAACGTGTTCTCGCGCAGCACGCTGGCCTCGCCATCGGGCGCGGGCTTCTGGGCCTATGGCGCGGGCATGGCCCTGGGCCGCCGCGTGCTGCGCAGCAACCCGGCCGTGAACGTGTTCCACCGCGGCTTTCTGGCCTGCGACCGCTATGCGGGCGGCGAGGCGGCCATCGCTCAGATCACCTGCCCGGTGCTGTTCGCCCTGGGCGCGCACGACCAGATGACCAACCCGAAGGCGGCGCAGGGCCTGATCGCGGCGGCGCGCGCGGCCGGCAAGGCGGTGCAGGTGGCAAGCCTGCCGGTCGGCCACCACCAGATGACGGAGGCGCCGGACGCCACGTTGTTCGCGATCCGGGACTTCCTCGCGGCCTAG
- the aroC gene encoding chorismate synthase, translating into MSGNTLGTLFAVTNFGESHGPAIGCVIDGCPPGMPLSEADIQADLDRRRPGTSRHVTQRNEADTVEILSGVYEGKTTGTPIALLIRNTDQRSKDYSNIAESFRPGHADYTYWHKFGIRDPRGGGRSSARLTAPTVAAGAVAKKWLSEKYGVRFRACMTQIGELAIPFESWDHVPQNPFFAPVADVSAYEDYMDALRKSGDSCGARIRVQATGVPVGLGEPLYDKLDADIAHAMMGLNAVKGVEIGAGFASVAQRGTTHGDSLTPRGFASNNAGGVLGGISTGQDIEVSLAIKPTSSIISPRESIDVHGQSTEVITKGRHDPCVGIRAAPIAEALLALVVMDHALRHRGQCGDVEPPVPPIQASFL; encoded by the coding sequence ATGAGCGGCAACACACTCGGCACCCTATTCGCAGTCACCAACTTCGGTGAATCCCACGGCCCGGCCATCGGCTGCGTGATCGACGGCTGCCCCCCCGGCATGCCACTGTCCGAGGCGGACATCCAGGCCGACCTGGACCGCCGCCGCCCCGGCACCAGCCGCCACGTCACCCAGCGCAACGAGGCCGACACGGTCGAGATCCTCTCCGGCGTGTACGAAGGCAAGACCACCGGCACGCCCATCGCCCTGCTGATCCGCAACACCGACCAGCGCAGCAAGGACTACTCCAACATCGCCGAGAGCTTTCGCCCCGGCCACGCCGACTACACCTACTGGCACAAATTCGGCATCCGCGACCCGCGCGGCGGCGGGCGTTCGTCGGCGCGGCTCACCGCTCCCACGGTGGCGGCCGGCGCGGTCGCCAAGAAGTGGCTGTCCGAGAAATACGGCGTTCGCTTTCGCGCCTGCATGACGCAGATCGGCGAACTGGCCATTCCGTTCGAAAGCTGGGACCACGTGCCCCAGAACCCGTTCTTCGCGCCGGTCGCCGATGTGTCCGCGTACGAGGACTACATGGACGCGCTGCGCAAGTCGGGCGATTCGTGCGGCGCGCGCATCCGCGTGCAGGCCACGGGCGTGCCGGTGGGCCTGGGCGAGCCGCTGTACGACAAGCTGGATGCCGACATCGCCCACGCGATGATGGGCCTGAACGCCGTCAAGGGCGTAGAGATCGGCGCGGGCTTTGCCAGTGTGGCGCAGCGCGGCACCACGCACGGCGATTCGCTCACGCCCCGGGGCTTTGCCAGCAACAACGCCGGCGGCGTGCTGGGCGGCATCAGCACGGGACAGGACATCGAAGTGTCGCTGGCCATCAAGCCCACCAGCTCCATCATCAGCCCGCGCGAATCCATCGACGTGCACGGCCAGAGCACCGAGGTCATCACCAAGGGCCGGCACGACCCCTGCGTGGGCATCCGCGCCGCGCCCATCGCCGAGGCCCTGCTGGCGCTGGTCGTGATGGACCATGCCCTGCGCCATCGCGGCCAGTGCGGCGACGTCGAGCCGCCGGTGCCGCCGATCCAGGCATCGTTTCTCTGA
- a CDS encoding CBS domain-containing protein — protein MKVSDILRVKGNTLYTVNADEPLSQAAEIMSEKDIGSLVVMDLGDLVGMLTFREVIQAVVKNGGSVGTLLVRTAMDDAPLTCTLETDMDEVRRMMLNRHARYMPVMDKKMLMGVISFYDVAKAVVDAQNFENKMLKAYIRDWPEEDARPAV, from the coding sequence ATGAAAGTCAGCGACATCCTTCGCGTCAAAGGCAACACCCTCTACACCGTCAACGCCGACGAGCCGCTGTCCCAGGCCGCTGAAATCATGTCCGAAAAGGACATCGGCTCGCTCGTGGTCATGGATCTGGGTGACCTGGTGGGCATGCTCACCTTCCGCGAAGTGATCCAGGCCGTGGTGAAGAACGGCGGTTCGGTCGGCACCCTGCTCGTGCGCACCGCCATGGACGACGCACCGCTCACCTGCACGCTCGAGACCGACATGGACGAGGTGCGCCGCATGATGCTCAACCGCCATGCCCGCTACATGCCGGTGATGGACAAGAAGATGCTCATGGGCGTGATCAGCTTCTACGACGTCGCCAAGGCCGTCGTGGATGCCCAGAACTTCGAGAACAAGATGCTCAAGGCCTACATCCGCGACTGGCCCGAGGAAGACGCCCGCCCGGCGGTCTGA
- the cysC gene encoding adenylyl-sulfate kinase, whose protein sequence is MQISAPSATRTLWFTGLSGAGKTTLAQAFASRLQARGIACTVLDGDVLRGGLNASLGFSAADRSENIRRTAEVARLFNEAGLWVVAALISPQESDRQRMRQIVGEDRCRLVWVRTPLAVCEARDPKGLYARARAGQLPGFTGVGGAYDEPRDADFEIDTAGASVQACVEALWAAHGPSPTAQGSERSAER, encoded by the coding sequence ATGCAGATTTCCGCCCCTTCCGCCACCCGCACGCTGTGGTTCACCGGCCTGTCGGGCGCGGGCAAGACGACGCTGGCGCAGGCCTTCGCCAGCCGGCTCCAGGCCCGCGGCATCGCCTGCACGGTGCTGGACGGCGATGTGCTGCGCGGCGGCCTGAACGCCTCGCTCGGGTTCAGCGCTGCCGACCGCAGCGAGAACATCCGCCGCACGGCCGAGGTGGCGCGCCTGTTCAACGAGGCCGGGCTGTGGGTGGTCGCCGCCCTGATCTCGCCCCAGGAGAGCGACCGCCAGCGGATGCGCCAGATCGTGGGCGAGGACCGCTGCCGCCTGGTGTGGGTCCGCACGCCCCTGGCCGTGTGCGAGGCCCGGGACCCCAAGGGCCTGTATGCGCGGGCCCGGGCCGGCCAGTTGCCGGGGTTCACGGGCGTGGGCGGGGCCTACGACGAGCCCCGGGATGCGGACTTCGAGATCGACACGGCGGGGGCCTCGGTGCAGGCCTGCGTCGAGGCGCTGTGGGCGGCGCATGGCCCGTCCCCCACCGCACAGGGGTCGGAGCGATCCGCCGAGCGCTGA
- a CDS encoding HAD family hydrolase has protein sequence MLDTQRIRAVTLDLDDTLWPIWPTIARAQAVLCAWLQDRAPATAALLSDPEAAAVLRSQVVQAHPQLSHDLSALRRESIRAALRQAGDDTALTDGAFDAFFVERQRVQLYDDAIAALEFLAVRYPLAALSNGNANLDLIGIGAYFQARISAREFGIAKPDPRIFHAAAEALGVPAASVLHVGDDATLDAHGALGAGMQAVWINRAEAAWPHDGEPHATVPDLTELCRLLA, from the coding sequence ATGCTCGACACCCAACGCATCCGCGCCGTCACCCTCGACCTGGACGACACGCTCTGGCCCATCTGGCCCACCATCGCCCGCGCACAGGCCGTCCTGTGCGCCTGGCTGCAGGACCGGGCGCCCGCAACCGCCGCGCTCCTGAGCGACCCCGAAGCCGCCGCCGTGCTGCGCAGCCAGGTCGTGCAGGCCCATCCGCAGCTGTCCCACGACCTGAGCGCCCTGCGCCGCGAGAGCATCCGCGCCGCGCTGCGGCAGGCGGGCGACGACACCGCGCTGACCGACGGCGCCTTCGATGCCTTCTTCGTGGAGCGCCAGCGCGTGCAGCTGTACGACGACGCCATCGCGGCGCTGGAATTCCTGGCCGTGCGCTATCCCTTGGCGGCCCTGTCCAACGGCAATGCCAACCTGGACCTGATCGGCATCGGCGCCTATTTCCAGGCCCGCATCAGCGCACGCGAGTTCGGCATCGCCAAGCCCGATCCGCGCATCTTCCATGCGGCGGCCGAGGCCCTGGGCGTGCCGGCCGCCAGCGTGCTGCACGTGGGCGACGATGCCACGCTGGACGCGCACGGTGCCCTGGGTGCGGGCATGCAGGCGGTGTGGATCAACCGCGCCGAGGCGGCCTGGCCGCACGACGGCGAGCCGCACGCCACGGTGCCCGATCTCACCGAACTGTGCCGGCTGCTGGCGTGA
- the glyA gene encoding serine hydroxymethyltransferase codes for MYQRNILVSQADPEIWAAIQAENVRQEQHIELIASENYASPAVMAAQGSQLTNKYAEGYPGKRYYGGCENVDVVEQLAIDRVKKLFGAEAANVQPNSGSQANQAVLLAFLKPGDTILGMSLAEGGHLTHGMPLNMSGKWFNIVSYGLNDKEEIDYDALEAKAREHKPKLIIAGASAYSLRIDFERFAKIAKEIGAIFWVDIAHYAGLVVAGQYPNPVPHADVVTSTTHKSLRGPRGGIILMKSEHEKAINSAIFPGLQGGPLEHVIAAKAVAFKEALEPGFKAYQEQVAKNAKVFAETLIERGLRIVSGRTESHVMLVDLRAKGITGKEAEAALGNAHITINKNSIPNDPEKPMVTSGIRVGTPAITTRGFKEEETRLTAHLLADVLDNPRDEANLAAVRAKVHALTSRFPVYG; via the coding sequence ATGTACCAACGCAATATCCTTGTCAGCCAAGCCGACCCTGAAATCTGGGCCGCCATTCAGGCCGAAAACGTTCGCCAGGAACAGCACATCGAGCTGATCGCCAGCGAAAACTACGCTTCTCCGGCCGTCATGGCCGCCCAGGGCTCGCAGCTCACCAACAAGTACGCCGAAGGCTATCCCGGCAAGCGCTACTACGGCGGCTGCGAGAACGTGGACGTGGTCGAGCAACTGGCCATCGACCGCGTGAAGAAGCTCTTCGGCGCCGAAGCCGCCAACGTGCAACCCAACTCCGGCTCGCAGGCCAACCAGGCCGTGCTGCTGGCCTTCCTCAAGCCCGGCGACACCATCCTCGGCATGAGCCTGGCCGAAGGCGGCCACTTGACGCACGGCATGCCGCTGAACATGAGCGGCAAGTGGTTCAACATCGTCTCTTACGGCCTCAACGACAAGGAAGAGATCGACTACGACGCGCTCGAAGCCAAGGCCCGCGAGCACAAGCCCAAGCTGATCATCGCCGGCGCATCGGCCTATTCCCTGCGCATCGACTTCGAGCGCTTCGCAAAGATCGCCAAGGAAATCGGCGCGATCTTCTGGGTGGACATCGCCCACTACGCCGGCCTCGTGGTCGCGGGCCAGTACCCCAACCCCGTGCCCCATGCCGACGTGGTCACCTCCACCACGCACAAGAGCCTGCGCGGCCCGCGCGGCGGCATCATCCTGATGAAGTCCGAGCACGAGAAGGCCATCAACAGCGCCATCTTCCCCGGCCTGCAGGGCGGCCCGCTGGAACACGTGATCGCCGCCAAGGCCGTGGCTTTCAAGGAAGCGCTGGAGCCGGGCTTCAAGGCCTACCAGGAACAGGTCGCCAAGAACGCCAAGGTGTTCGCCGAAACGCTGATCGAGCGCGGCCTGCGCATCGTGAGCGGCCGCACCGAAAGCCACGTGATGCTGGTGGACCTGCGCGCCAAGGGCATCACCGGCAAGGAAGCCGAAGCCGCACTGGGCAACGCCCACATCACCATCAACAAGAACTCGATTCCCAACGACCCTGAAAAGCCGATGGTGACCAGCGGCATCCGCGTGGGCACGCCGGCCATCACGACGCGGGGCTTCAAGGAAGAAGAAACGCGCCTCACGGCCCATCTCCTGGCCGATGTGCTGGACAACCCGCGCGACGAGGCCAACCTGGCCGCGGTGCGGGCCAAGGTGCACGCGCTGACCTCGCGCTTTCCCGTCTACGGCTGA
- the nrdR gene encoding transcriptional regulator NrdR produces MKCPFCSHPETQVVETRVAEDGDFVRRRRQCGACDKRFTTYERPEVNFPSIVKKDGRRIEYERAKLLASFNLALRKRPVSTVQIDSAIERIEETLLNLGQREVPSSQIGEWVMRELKKLDKVAYIRFASVYRSFEDIDDFRALVDEVRK; encoded by the coding sequence ATGAAGTGCCCTTTCTGCAGCCACCCCGAAACGCAGGTGGTGGAAACGCGGGTGGCCGAGGACGGGGATTTCGTGCGCCGCCGCCGCCAGTGCGGCGCGTGCGACAAGCGCTTCACCACCTACGAGCGGCCGGAAGTGAACTTTCCGTCCATCGTGAAGAAGGACGGCCGGCGCATCGAATACGAACGGGCCAAACTGCTGGCTTCGTTCAACCTGGCGCTGCGCAAGCGCCCGGTCAGCACGGTGCAGATCGACAGTGCCATCGAGCGCATCGAGGAAACGCTGCTCAACCTGGGGCAGCGCGAAGTGCCTTCCAGCCAGATCGGCGAGTGGGTGATGCGCGAGCTCAAGAAGCTGGACAAAGTGGCCTACATCCGCTTTGCCAGCGTGTACCGCAGCTTCGAGGACATTGACGACTTCCGCGCGCTAGTGGACGAAGTGCGCAAGTAA
- a CDS encoding D-(-)-3-hydroxybutyrate oligomer hydrolase: protein MRPLIPRAIALAALTAALLVACGGGGGNTVDFDFNVRPSYLASLRQATYDGVDDDLLTAGLGRTGLADPDAPGYEGAQPTAAEMRRNAIYTNYRALLDMTAAGGYGTLYGPNVDAQGRVTAGEGKIAGTETIAYYDDGSGRQNVTLMVQVPDTFNPARPCIITATASGSRGIYGGMSTGEWGLKRGCAVAYTDKGTGAAPHDLQADTVPLIDGTRTSATSAGTSAAFNAGLSAADLAAFNTATPNRFAFKHAHSGQNPEKDWGLATLRAVEMGFYVINERFGDLSPGGQRLRTFKPSNTIVIASSLSNGGAAAIAAAEQDTQGLIGGVAVSEPAVELPANPGVTVRRGTTDVAVNSRTLIDYTTYAQLYQACAALAPSISDSPYASTFAVGFASPSLPIASNRCEALRAQGLITGGSTVALAEQALARLRAYGWEAESVAQYPSLAGFEVVPAVAVTFANALSRSSVKDNLCGYSFAATTAQGAVTPLAPAALADMFATGNGVPPSAGVQLVNNRSLGGATRDVLSQSATGARDWNLSGALCLRNLVTGTDDAAQRLQAGVDETRRSGNLRGKPAIIVHGRSDALLPVNHTSRPYAALNRRVEGASSRLRYIEVTNAQHFDSFIGLTGVLPGYDTRYIPLHVYLNRALDAMYDHLANGNALPASQVVRTVPRGGQPGSAPAITAANVPAIAATPVNGNAITVTSGAISVPE from the coding sequence ATGCGACCGCTCATTCCCCGCGCCATTGCCCTCGCTGCCCTGACCGCCGCCCTCCTGGTTGCCTGCGGTGGCGGTGGTGGCAACACCGTGGACTTCGATTTCAACGTGCGCCCGTCCTACCTGGCCAGCCTGCGCCAGGCGACCTACGACGGCGTGGACGACGATCTGCTGACCGCCGGCCTGGGCCGCACAGGCCTGGCGGACCCCGATGCCCCCGGCTACGAAGGCGCCCAGCCCACGGCCGCGGAGATGCGCCGCAACGCCATCTATACCAATTACCGCGCGCTGCTGGACATGACGGCCGCAGGCGGCTACGGCACGCTCTACGGACCCAACGTGGATGCGCAGGGCCGCGTGACGGCCGGTGAGGGCAAGATCGCCGGCACCGAGACCATCGCCTACTACGACGACGGCTCGGGCCGGCAGAACGTCACGCTGATGGTGCAGGTGCCCGACACCTTCAACCCCGCCAGGCCTTGCATCATCACCGCCACGGCCTCGGGCTCGCGCGGCATCTACGGCGGCATGTCCACCGGCGAGTGGGGCCTCAAGCGCGGCTGTGCCGTGGCCTACACCGACAAGGGCACGGGCGCGGCCCCGCACGACCTGCAGGCCGACACCGTGCCGCTGATCGACGGCACCCGCACCTCGGCCACCTCGGCCGGCACCAGCGCCGCGTTCAACGCCGGGCTGTCGGCCGCCGACCTGGCCGCGTTCAACACCGCCACGCCCAACCGCTTCGCGTTCAAGCACGCCCACTCGGGGCAGAACCCCGAGAAGGACTGGGGCCTGGCCACGCTGCGCGCGGTGGAGATGGGCTTTTACGTCATCAACGAACGCTTCGGCGATCTGTCTCCGGGCGGGCAGCGGCTGCGCACCTTCAAGCCGTCCAACACGATCGTCATCGCCTCCAGCCTCTCCAATGGCGGGGCCGCCGCCATCGCTGCGGCCGAGCAGGACACACAGGGCCTGATCGGCGGCGTGGCCGTGTCGGAGCCTGCGGTGGAGCTGCCGGCCAATCCCGGCGTCACCGTGCGCCGCGGCACCACCGACGTGGCCGTGAACAGCCGCACCCTCATCGACTACACCACCTACGCGCAGCTGTACCAGGCCTGCGCCGCGCTGGCGCCCTCCATCAGCGACAGCCCGTACGCCAGCACGTTCGCGGTGGGCTTCGCCAGCCCGTCGCTGCCGATCGCCTCCAACCGCTGCGAGGCGCTGCGCGCGCAGGGGCTCATCACCGGCGGCAGCACCGTGGCCCTGGCCGAACAGGCGCTGGCCCGGCTGCGGGCCTACGGCTGGGAGGCGGAATCGGTGGCGCAGTACCCGTCCCTCGCCGGCTTCGAGGTCGTGCCCGCCGTGGCGGTCACCTTCGCCAACGCGCTCTCGCGTTCGAGCGTGAAGGACAACCTGTGCGGCTACAGCTTCGCGGCGACCACGGCGCAGGGCGCGGTGACGCCGCTGGCGCCCGCCGCGCTGGCCGACATGTTCGCCACCGGCAATGGCGTGCCGCCCTCGGCGGGCGTGCAGCTCGTCAACAACCGCAGCCTGGGCGGCGCCACGCGCGACGTGCTGTCGCAGAGCGCCACCGGCGCGCGCGACTGGAACCTGAGCGGCGCGCTGTGCCTGCGCAACCTCGTGACGGGCACCGACGACGCGGCGCAGCGGCTGCAGGCCGGCGTGGACGAAACCCGCCGCAGCGGCAACCTGCGCGGCAAGCCCGCCATCATCGTGCACGGCCGCTCGGACGCGCTGCTGCCTGTCAACCACACCTCGCGTCCCTATGCGGCGCTGAACCGCCGGGTGGAAGGCGCCTCCAGCCGCCTGCGCTACATCGAGGTGACGAACGCACAGCATTTCGACAGCTTCATCGGCCTGACCGGCGTGCTGCCGGGCTACGACACGCGCTACATCCCGCTGCACGTGTACCTGAACCGTGCGCTCGACGCCATGTACGACCACCTCGCCAACGGCAACGCCTTGCCCGCCAGCCAGGTGGTGCGCACGGTGCCGCGCGGCGGCCAGCCGGGCAGCGCGCCCGCGATCACGGCGGCCAACGTGCCGGCCATCGCCGCCACGCCGGTGAACGGCAATGCCATCACCGTGACCAGCGGCGCTATCAGCGTGCCGGAGTGA
- the hemH gene encoding ferrochelatase, which yields MPSPTSAPSSPAPLSGALPPLPPAAAQSAAGLSRAAVLLCNLGTPEAPTAPALRRYLAQFLGDPRVVEIPRVAWLPILYGIILRIRPAKSAAKYASVWMPEGSPLAVWTAKQATLLRGWLGEAGLGVRVRHAMRYGQPSIASQLDALQAEGVERVLVLPLYPQYSSTTTASVVDDVQAWTRRQRRLLEFRFVNSYHAHPGYIQALAQSVRAHWKREGGRAEQLVMSFHGIPARNVQLGDPYQQECLTTATLVAQALGLSPEQYRVTFQSRFGKARWLEPYTEPTLIQMAQSGTRSVDVMCPGFPCDCLETLEEINQEAREAFLHAGGQAFRYIPCMNDDNAWITGLSQIAQQHLQGWDGH from the coding sequence ATGCCCTCCCCCACCTCCGCGCCCTCGTCGCCGGCCCCCCTGTCCGGCGCCCTGCCCCCCCTCCCCCCTGCCGCCGCGCAATCCGCCGCCGGCCTGTCCCGCGCCGCCGTGCTGCTGTGCAACCTGGGCACCCCCGAGGCGCCCACCGCGCCGGCGCTGCGCCGCTACCTGGCGCAGTTCCTGGGCGATCCGCGCGTGGTCGAGATTCCCCGCGTGGCCTGGCTGCCCATCCTGTACGGGATCATCCTGCGCATCCGCCCCGCCAAATCCGCCGCCAAGTACGCGAGCGTGTGGATGCCGGAAGGCTCCCCGCTGGCCGTGTGGACGGCCAAGCAGGCCACGCTGCTGCGCGGCTGGCTGGGCGAGGCGGGCCTGGGCGTGCGCGTGCGCCATGCGATGCGCTATGGGCAGCCGTCGATCGCCTCGCAGCTCGATGCCCTGCAGGCCGAAGGCGTGGAGCGCGTGCTGGTGCTGCCGCTGTATCCGCAGTATTCGTCCACCACCACGGCCAGCGTGGTGGACGACGTGCAGGCCTGGACGCGCAGGCAGCGGCGGCTGTTGGAGTTTCGCTTCGTGAACAGCTATCACGCGCACCCGGGCTACATCCAGGCCCTGGCGCAGAGCGTGCGCGCGCACTGGAAGCGCGAGGGTGGCCGGGCCGAGCAACTGGTGATGAGCTTTCACGGCATTCCCGCGCGCAACGTGCAGTTGGGCGACCCCTATCAGCAGGAATGCCTGACCACCGCCACGCTGGTGGCGCAGGCCCTGGGCCTCTCGCCCGAGCAGTACCGGGTGACCTTCCAGTCGCGGTTCGGCAAGGCCCGCTGGCTGGAGCCCTACACCGAGCCCACGCTGATCCAGATGGCCCAGTCCGGCACGCGCAGCGTGGACGTGATGTGCCCGGGCTTTCCCTGCGACTGCCTGGAAACCCTGGAGGAAATCAACCAGGAAGCGCGCGAGGCGTTCCTGCACGCGGGCGGCCAGGCGTTCCGCTACATCCCCTGCATGAACGACGACAACGCCTGGATCACCGGCCTCAGCCAGATCGCCCAGCAGCACCTGCAGGGCTGGGACGGGCACTGA
- a CDS encoding O-acetylhomoserine aminocarboxypropyltransferase, which produces MPGYSDPGFDTLALHAGASPDPATGARAVPIHLTTSFVFESSDHAAALFNLERPGHVYSRISNPTNAVLEQRVAALEGGVGAIAVASGQAALHLAICTLMGAGGHIVASTALYGGSQNLLHYTLARFGIETTFVAPGDIDGWRAAARPNTRLFFGETVGNPGLDVLDIPTVSAIAHEAGVPLLVDSTLTSPWLMRPFEHGADLVYHSATKFLSGHGTVIGGIVVDGGSFDWEGPRTAGRFAELTQPYDGFHNMVFTEESTVGAFLLRARREGLRDFGACMSPHTAWLILQGIETLPLRMERHMRNTQQVVEFLASHPFVSRVGHPMLDSHPSHALAQKLLPRGAGSVFSFDLKGNRAQGKKFIETLKVFSHLANVGDCRSLVIHPASTTHFRMSDEALAQAGISQGTIRLSIGLEDADDLIDDLQRALKAAEKAGA; this is translated from the coding sequence ATGCCCGGTTACTCAGACCCTGGCTTCGACACACTGGCGCTGCACGCGGGCGCCTCGCCCGACCCGGCCACCGGGGCGCGCGCCGTTCCCATCCACCTCACGACGTCGTTCGTGTTCGAGTCGAGCGACCACGCGGCCGCGCTGTTCAACCTGGAACGCCCGGGCCACGTGTACAGCCGCATCAGCAACCCCACCAACGCCGTGCTGGAGCAGCGCGTGGCCGCCCTGGAAGGCGGCGTGGGCGCCATCGCGGTGGCCAGCGGCCAGGCCGCGCTGCACCTTGCGATCTGCACGCTGATGGGCGCGGGCGGCCACATCGTGGCCAGCACCGCGCTGTATGGCGGATCGCAGAACCTGCTGCACTACACGCTGGCACGCTTCGGCATCGAGACCACCTTCGTCGCCCCGGGCGACATCGACGGCTGGCGCGCCGCGGCGCGGCCCAACACCCGCCTGTTCTTCGGCGAGACCGTGGGCAACCCAGGCCTGGACGTGCTGGACATTCCCACGGTGAGCGCCATCGCGCACGAGGCCGGCGTGCCGCTGCTGGTGGACTCCACCCTCACCTCGCCGTGGCTCATGCGGCCCTTCGAGCACGGTGCGGACCTGGTGTACCACTCGGCCACCAAGTTCCTGTCGGGCCACGGCACCGTGATCGGCGGGATCGTGGTGGACGGCGGCAGCTTCGACTGGGAGGGCCCGCGCACCGCGGGGCGCTTCGCCGAACTGACGCAGCCCTACGACGGCTTTCACAACATGGTGTTCACCGAGGAAAGCACCGTGGGCGCCTTCCTGCTGCGCGCGCGGCGCGAGGGCCTGCGCGACTTCGGCGCGTGCATGAGCCCGCACACGGCCTGGCTGATCCTGCAGGGCATCGAGACGCTGCCGCTGCGCATGGAGCGCCACATGCGCAATACGCAGCAGGTGGTGGAGTTCCTGGCCAGCCACCCCTTCGTCTCGCGCGTGGGGCACCCGATGCTCGATTCGCACCCCAGCCACGCGCTGGCGCAAAAGCTGCTGCCGCGCGGCGCGGGATCGGTGTTCAGCTTCGACCTGAAGGGCAACCGCGCGCAGGGCAAAAAGTTCATCGAAACGCTGAAGGTCTTCAGCCACCTGGCCAACGTGGGCGACTGCCGCAGCCTGGTGATCCACCCGGCCAGCACCACGCACTTTCGCATGAGCGACGAAGCGCTCGCCCAGGCCGGCATCTCGCAGGGCACGATCCGCCTGTCGATCGGCCTGGAAGATGCGGACGACCTCATCGACGACCTGCAGCGCGCGCTGAAAGCCGCAGAAAAGGCAGGTGCGTGA